From the genome of Ralstonia pickettii, one region includes:
- the tam gene encoding trans-aconitate 2-methyltransferase, protein MTTQHDWSADQYVRFEEERTRPARDLLAAVPQTAIRSAIDIGCGPGNSTEALMARAPGAAVRGFDTSADMIEAARKRLPHVDFEIADIATWNPPDAFDLILANAVLQWLPDHGTLLPKLIGKLTQGGHLAVQMPDNLDEPTHRLMREVAADGPWAGKLKGVERTERFDPRRYYAMLSPLCRRVDVWRTTYYHPLRGGADAVVEWLKGTGLRPFLAALNEAERPVFLARYRDAIAAAYPALDDGTVLLPFPRLFIVATRK, encoded by the coding sequence ATGACCACGCAGCACGATTGGAGCGCAGATCAGTATGTGCGGTTTGAAGAAGAACGCACGCGGCCTGCCCGGGACTTGCTGGCCGCCGTGCCGCAAACGGCCATCCGCAGCGCCATCGACATCGGCTGCGGGCCAGGCAATTCCACCGAGGCACTGATGGCGCGCGCGCCCGGCGCGGCCGTCCGCGGGTTCGACACTTCGGCCGACATGATCGAGGCCGCGCGCAAGCGCCTGCCGCACGTGGATTTCGAGATCGCCGACATTGCCACGTGGAACCCGCCCGATGCGTTCGATCTGATCCTGGCGAACGCCGTGCTGCAATGGTTGCCCGATCACGGCACGCTGCTCCCGAAATTGATCGGCAAGCTGACGCAGGGCGGCCACCTGGCGGTGCAAATGCCCGACAACCTGGACGAGCCGACGCACCGCCTGATGCGCGAGGTGGCTGCCGACGGCCCGTGGGCCGGCAAGCTCAAGGGCGTCGAACGCACGGAGCGGTTTGACCCACGCCGCTACTACGCCATGCTGTCACCGCTGTGCCGTCGGGTGGACGTATGGCGCACCACGTATTACCACCCTCTGCGGGGTGGCGCGGATGCGGTGGTGGAATGGCTGAAGGGAACCGGCCTGCGCCCCTTCCTCGCGGCCTTGAACGAAGCCGAACGGCCCGTCTTCCTCGCGCGCTACCGCGATGCCATCGCCGCCGCCTATCCGGCACTCGACGATGGCACGGTGCTGCTGCCGTTTCCGCGCCTGTTCATCGTGGCGACGCGCAAGTAG
- a CDS encoding metal/formaldehyde-sensitive transcriptional repressor encodes MAHTIRDKAKLQARVRRIQGQAAALEKQLAEEGDCTAVLQQIAAIRGAVNGLMAAVIEGHLTDHVVKEPAEAQRQQDLDAVMQVIKSYLK; translated from the coding sequence ATGGCCCATACCATCCGCGACAAAGCCAAGCTGCAGGCGCGCGTCCGGCGTATTCAGGGGCAGGCCGCCGCGCTTGAAAAACAACTCGCCGAAGAGGGCGATTGCACGGCCGTCCTCCAGCAGATTGCCGCCATTCGCGGCGCGGTGAACGGGCTGATGGCCGCGGTCATCGAGGGCCACCTGACAGATCACGTTGTCAAGGAGCCCGCCGAGGCGCAGCGCCAGCAAGACCTCGACGCGGTGATGCAAGTGATCAAATCGTATCTCAAGTAG
- a CDS encoding LysR family transcriptional regulator produces MKIDTLGVQAFVAIAECGSFTQAAETLHVTQTAITQRLRKLEAFLGVALVERTTRRTELTEIGQRFLPQARRLLNELSDALTEIRETGLSQRGDITIACVPTVGVQYLPRILRAFSEHRPHDRVKILDHASASVLQAVLRREAEFGISIAGDQHPELVSVPLTNDPYVLVCRDDHPLAKRRRIRWQALQPHPLIFAGEVSGNRSLLDGALKASGVTLHSFYEVQRSSTALGLVAEGLGAAVVPRLAIQKNAYPMIRTVELVEPEVSRTLVLVTRKAAQLSPAARALYDRIVEGATAPT; encoded by the coding sequence ATGAAAATCGATACGCTCGGCGTGCAGGCATTCGTGGCAATTGCGGAGTGCGGCAGCTTTACGCAAGCCGCTGAAACGCTGCACGTGACGCAGACCGCCATCACGCAGCGCCTGCGCAAGCTGGAGGCGTTTCTGGGTGTCGCACTGGTGGAGCGCACGACGCGCCGGACGGAGCTGACGGAAATCGGTCAGCGCTTTCTGCCGCAGGCGCGGCGGCTGCTCAATGAGCTGTCCGACGCGCTCACGGAGATTCGCGAGACCGGCCTGAGCCAGCGCGGCGACATCACGATCGCCTGCGTGCCGACGGTGGGCGTGCAATACCTCCCGCGCATCTTGCGCGCGTTCTCCGAGCACCGCCCGCACGATCGCGTGAAGATTCTCGACCACGCCTCGGCGTCTGTGTTGCAAGCCGTGCTGCGGCGTGAGGCCGAGTTCGGCATCAGCATTGCAGGCGATCAGCATCCGGAGTTGGTGAGCGTGCCGCTGACGAACGATCCGTACGTCCTGGTCTGCCGCGACGATCATCCGTTGGCCAAGCGCCGCCGCATCCGATGGCAAGCCTTGCAGCCCCACCCGCTCATCTTTGCCGGCGAGGTCAGCGGCAACCGCAGCCTGCTCGACGGCGCACTCAAGGCGAGCGGCGTGACGCTGCATTCGTTCTACGAAGTACAGCGCAGCTCAACGGCGCTCGGGCTGGTGGCGGAAGGGTTGGGCGCGGCGGTGGTGCCACGGCTCGCCATTCAGAAGAATGCGTATCCGATGATCCGCACGGTCGAGCTCGTCGAACCGGAAGTGTCGCGCACGCTGGTGCTCGTCACGCGCAAGGCGGCGCAGTTGTCGCCTGCGGCGCGCGCGCTGTATGACCGAATCGTCGAAGGGGCAACAGCGCCGACGTGA